ATTTTTAATCCAGATAAAATTAATCACTTAATAATCATCCATTGCAGATATTCTTTTTACAGCATACAGATGTGCCAACAGCAGATAAGCATTGGAGTTCCCCGGGCATGAATAAATTACAGCCTTAAACAGTATTAATTGCTGTCCGGTATAATCCCTGCTTAACCTGAACATTATTATCTTAAACAGCTGTTTAAGAGCATTAAATCATTATTTAGTCAGACATCCCCTCAGGAAACCCGGATTCATAATCTGGAATATACAGATATCCGGTATTAGACAATCAGTTAAATATCACATCTTACAAATAAGAAATGTAAGACCCATGCCACTTATTGATATGAAAACCGGAACAATAACAGAAAAAGGCCAGATTGTCATCCCAAAAAGCATCAGGGATATGTTTGGGACAGGAACTAAAGTTGCATTTCTGGCATATGACGACAGAATTGAAATAAGACCACTTGAGGAGATAGATGATGCTTTATCATGTGCACACGCAAGTGAAAAAGTGCTGGCAAAAGACTGGCTTTCAAAAGAAGAAGATAAAGCATGGAAAAATTTGTAAAAGGGGAAGTTCTGGCTGTACCATTTCCATTCTCTGATCTATCTGACTTTAAGAGAAGGCCTGTTCTGGTAATAGCAACTCCTGAAGGAGAAGATATTATTGTATGCCAGATAACGCCGGCAAAGAAATGACAACTATTCTGTTGAGATTACCAATTCAGATTTTGAGAGAGGCAGTTTAAACCTAAAGAGCTTCGCACGGACACAGAGAATATTCACAATGGATAAAAAAAATCGTAATATATTCGGCAGGAATACTAAAAATAGAAAAAATCAGTCAGGTTGAAGAGGTAATGGTTCACATATTCACCGGAGAAAACTCTTTTTAACCATTACAATTATCCATTTAATATGAGATATTACCCCAATCCCAGCGAGAATGCAGATCTCGGATTAATAAATAATGCAATAGAAGAGGCATTCTCTGAGCACGGGAGAGGAAATGTCCGGATGCCGCCAAAATCCTACATCTTCTTTGACAAAGGTGATTTCAGGACAATGCCGGCATATATACCCTCCTTAAATATAGCAGGAGTGAAGGTGGTTAATGTCCACCCCAACAACAGGGAACACGGACTTCCGACTGTGATGGCCCTTCTTATACTAATCGATCCAAAAACCGGATATCCATATGCTTTGATGAATGCAACAGAACTGACCGACCTCCGGACAGCCGCCGCCGGTGCAGTTGCCGCAAAGCACCTCTCCCCGAAGAAGAGCGTTGTAATGGGAGTAATGGGAAGCGGAAATCAGGCAAAGGCCCAGATTGCGGCAACCGCCGCTGAGCTTGAGATAGAAGAACTCAGGATATGGAGCCGGGACGGGAGAAATGCAGAGAAACTATGTGAGTTATACAGCAGATATGAATGCAGGTCAGAAAAACCTGAGAAGGTCTGCGACTGTGACCTCCTCGTGACCACAACACCTTCCGTAAAACCGGTAGTAAAGGATGAATGGATAAACAAAGGAACCCATATAAACGCCATAGGGGCTGATGCACCCGGCAAGCAGGAGCTTGAAGCAACTCTGCTGAAAAGGGCAACAGTAATTGTGGACGACTATGCACAGGCCCTTCATTCCGGGGAGATAAATATACCCATAAGCAGCGGATATTATACCGAAAAAGAGATTTCCGGCACAATCGGGGAGTATGTGCTCGGAAAAAAAGCCAGAAGAAGCAGTGATGAGATCACAATATTTGACTCCACCGGACTTGCCATTCAGGACCTTGCGATAGCAAAGGCAGTTATAATCTCAGAAAACACTATTAAGCTGAATTTCCCCTGAAAAATATATATTATAAGTCCCGCAGAATGCAGAAATCCCGGCAGAGCAAAAAAAAGCTGCCGGAATCAAAAAAAACAGCATATAAAACTATACAGGACAGGTGTTACCAGTCCATCCGGACAGGAACATCCCTTCTGAGCAGGTACTCTTTAACGTCCCTGACAGTCATCTCGCCGAAGTGAAAGACTGACGCGGCAAGGCAGGCATCGGCATGACCTTTAACAAAACCGTCATAAAAATGTTGAATATTGCCCACACCGCCGGAGGCTATAACCGGAATTCCAACCTCAGACGCAATCTTTGCAGTTACCGGAATGTCAAAACCCTGCTTAACGCCGTCAGTCTCCATCGAGGTCAGCAGAATCTCACCGGCGCCACGCTCTTCAGCCTCCTTCGCCCATGAAACGGCATCAATGCCGGTAGGTTTACTGCCCCCGTAGATTACAACCTCATACCAGCATACACTTCCGTCAGGCATAACAATCTCATTCACACCGTCCTTCATCTCATCATTCCGGCGGGCATCAATCGCCGCAACAATACACTGGTTCCCAAACATCTCCGCACCTTCATTGATGAGTCCGGGATTTTTAACGGCACTCGTATTGACAGATACCTTATCCGCACCTGCACGCAGAAGGGCAGTCATATCACCAGTCGTACTTATTCCGCCACCAACAGTAAGCGGGAGAAACAGCTCATCCGCCGCCCTCTCGATGACATGAATAAGGGCACTTCTCCCCTCTTTTGATGCAGTAATATCAAGAAATACTACTTCATCCGCACCCTGGTCATTATAGCGGCACGCAAGCTCAACGGGATCACCGGCATCACGAAGGCCTAAAAAGTTCGTGCCCTTCACAACACGCCCGGATTTCAGATCAAGGCAGGGAATTATACGTTTGGTTAATGCCATAGCTGAAGAATATATTGAACTCTCAAACGTATTTACACTTTTTGAACTGCCGCCGGACTCTGGCAGGCGGATTTACGCATAATAGGCTAAAAATACCACCTATTTCTTAAACTCATCCCACCTGATTCTCCCTTCCCGGCAGCGCTGCCTCGTCTCCTCTACACCAATACCATAATGCTCAAGAGCAATCAGGACATTTCTCGGATCACGGGTAATATTGCGCATCTTTCCGGACGGGAGTTTTTTCCAGAGAGTCCCCTCATCCATGTCCACATAGGAATTAACCGGCACATTCTCGCCATATCTCAATAATTCCTCCTTAAGCCGTACATCAACAGGACGAAGATTACCCATAAAAAAACCTGAAATTCTTAAACCGTTTTACACCCAGGGATAAATAACTATTACCTATCAGTCAGAAAACTAATAGATATCATAGATAATTTAGGTGATATATTGAAATCAGGAGAACTTAAAATGGGATGGGCCAGGCAGTACATGCCAGTGCTCGGGGAGATCAGAAAGAAATTTGAGGCTGAAAAACCGCTTGCAGGTCAGAAGATCGGAATGGCACTCCACATTGAGGCAAAGACCGC
The sequence above is a segment of the Methanoplanus limicola DSM 2279 genome. Coding sequences within it:
- a CDS encoding AbrB/MazE/SpoVT family DNA-binding domain-containing protein; the encoded protein is MPLIDMKTGTITEKGQIVIPKSIRDMFGTGTKVAFLAYDDRIEIRPLEEIDDALSCAHASEKVLAKDWLSKEEDKAWKNL
- a CDS encoding Rossmann-fold NAD(P)-binding domain-containing protein (catalyzes the interconversion of alanine and pyruvate), encoding MRYYPNPSENADLGLINNAIEEAFSEHGRGNVRMPPKSYIFFDKGDFRTMPAYIPSLNIAGVKVVNVHPNNREHGLPTVMALLILIDPKTGYPYALMNATELTDLRTAAAGAVAAKHLSPKKSVVMGVMGSGNQAKAQIAATAAELEIEELRIWSRDGRNAEKLCELYSRYECRSEKPEKVCDCDLLVTTTPSVKPVVKDEWINKGTHINAIGADAPGKQELEATLLKRATVIVDDYAQALHSGEINIPISSGYYTEKEISGTIGEYVLGKKARRSSDEITIFDSTGLAIQDLAIAKAVIISENTIKLNFP
- the hisF gene encoding imidazole glycerol phosphate synthase subunit HisF; this translates as MALTKRIIPCLDLKSGRVVKGTNFLGLRDAGDPVELACRYNDQGADEVVFLDITASKEGRSALIHVIERAADELFLPLTVGGGISTTGDMTALLRAGADKVSVNTSAVKNPGLINEGAEMFGNQCIVAAIDARRNDEMKDGVNEIVMPDGSVCWYEVVIYGGSKPTGIDAVSWAKEAEERGAGEILLTSMETDGVKQGFDIPVTAKIASEVGIPVIASGGVGNIQHFYDGFVKGHADACLAASVFHFGEMTVRDVKEYLLRRDVPVRMDW